The following coding sequences are from one Plasmodium knowlesi strain H genome assembly, chromosome: 9 window:
- a CDS encoding ubiquitin-like protein, putative gives MRDSLSSQEKKELYADLDSVDVSEYNHVINNSHSSEEEDDESSSDDYMETEQVPEGSHSRSILYGSSKANQNNSCGKVNNDQIDSVTNSDKGCTKNPNDTGTLTTCGQDISGTNKKSTSISEQKQMQNGHTYIYVRVKTNDSNNNTIKCKIEKNITVKKLKKKLGKILHNGEDEYRIIYRGRLLKDVEVLSKYNIKFNDILYAIRINKKKNGNDAILDSGITSSQLSTIGEEYNDFGKFPQNDNLSKLISSMFDNSDFLKSIMDSNKQLQKLREKNSEIHHMLNDSQSLKQSFEMIKNPSLMKELMRNTDRAISNIEAIPGGFNTLRRMYHNIQEPMYAASEASNENKKNKIKHYDLKASSPPTSEAFPNPWASKDVNAKNKNNQNNDLDKYLLMNNNLFSNSNNLFKSTKKNRGNGLGGNNNLLKTNILDLLQNYQAPPQNQLGGMSNMNGMNNLFSSAQMNNRQMYHGLLNSGLFSGGLLNNASLNNGSAVSSPPANGPPSIFHPNGTQPGNGSPLGNLFNNNLFNDKLFFGSNFTNDFINQYSQVQKNKDDPEGANALNQVILNVKDQVNDDNGLKSILSNPSIISQNGQVTASKSSSSHLGDEQKGEGDEVVNRDGKRQFLLGGKRDASQNLIKEVIAADELEESNTKRGDGDARNLNNVPNVTSSKEDNSMEGGSPNVLPSDVSTSNGGTSLSSTVLNTQLGSGNLGGLNSTPLNTLENHVNNLDLRSMSEAVKLLRNGGANVATTLGGSALNEQEYFCKLYAEQLNSLRGMGFTDEQKCIKALVNTQGNIERAIDFLLADMNADQN, from the coding sequence ATGCGAGATTCATTAAGTAGccaggagaaaaaggaactaTACGCGGATCTAGACAGCGTCGACGTGAGTGAATACAACCATGTAATAAACAATTCCCATAGCTccgaagaagaagacgatGAGTCATCATCGGATGATTACATGGAAACTGAACAAGTGCCAGAGGGCAGTCACAGCAGGAGCATATTATATGGTAGTAGTAAAGCTAATCAAAATAACAGCTGTGGAAAGGTGAATAATGATCAAATCGACTCTGTGACAAATTCGGACAAGGGATGTACGAAAAACCCAAATGACACAGGAACGTTAACAACGTGTGGGCAAGACATAAGCGgaacgaacaaaaaaagcaCAAGCATTAGTGAACAAAAGCAAATGCAAAATGGCCACACGTATATCTACGTTAGGGTAAAAACAAACGACTCTAATAATAACACCATTAAATGCAAGatagagaaaaatatcacagtaaaaaaattgaaaaaaaaactcggaaaaatattacacaaTGGTGAAGACGAATATAGGATTATTTACAGGGGGAGACTTCTAAAGGATGTTGAAGTGTTATCCAAATACAACATAAAATTTAATGATATCCTATACGCCATTaggataaataaaaaaaaaaatggaaacgaTGCCATCCTGGATTCAGGAATTACCAGTTCCCAGTTAAGTACTATAGGAGAGGAGTACAACGATTTCGGGAAGTTTCCtcaaaatgataatttatCAAAATTAATTTCGTCCATGTTTGATAACAGTGATTTTCTGAAATCAATAATGGACTCAAATAAGCAGCTACAAAAGCTAAGAGAAAAGAATTCAGAGATTCATCACATGCTAAATGATTCACAGTCTTTGAAGCAGTCTTTTGAAATGATTAAAAATCCTTCATTAATGAAAGAACTTATGAGGAATACTGATCGAGCCATAAGTAATATAGAAGCCATTCCAGGCGGGTTCAACACTCTGAGACGAATGTATCACAACATTCAGGAACCCATGTATGCTGCGAGTGAGGCatcaaatgaaaacaaaaaaaataaaattaaacattATGATTTAAaagcttcttctcctcctacTAGTGAAGCCTTCCCTAACCCCTGGGCTTCCAAGGATGtgaatgcaaaaaataaaaataatcaaaatAATGATCTAGATAAATATCTTCtcatgaataataatttgtttAGCAACAGCAATAATCTTTTTAAATCGACCAAGAAGAACAGGGGTAACGGGTTGGGAGGGAACAACAACCTTTTGAAGACCAACATTTTGGACCTCCTGCAGAATTACCAAGCTCCCCCTCAGAACCAACTTGGTGGCATGAGCAACATGAACGGAATGAATAACCTCTTTAGTAGCGCGCAGATGAACAATCGACAGATGTACCACGGGCTACTCAACAGCGGGCTGTTCAGCGGGGGGTTGCTAAACAACGCCTCGTTAAATAACGGGTCCGCGGTAAGCAGCCCCCCGGCTAACGGTCCCCCCAGTATCTTTCATCCAAATGGCACGCAGCCCGGAAATGGATCCCCCTTGGGCAATCTGTTCAACAACAACTTATTTAACGACAAGCTATTTTTCGGATCCAACTTCACCAATGATTTTATTAACCAGTACTCACAGGTGCAAAAGAATAAGGACGACCCAGAAGGGGCCAATGCGCTAAACCAAGtaattttaaatgtgaaagaCCAAGTGAATGATGACAACGGTTTGAAGTCTATTCTGAGTAATCCCTCCATTATCAGCCAGAATGGTCAGGTAACTGCATCGAAGAGTAGCAGCAGCCATCTTGGTGATGAACAGAAGGGCGAGGGTGATGAGGTTGTAAACAGGGATGGTAAAAGACAATTCCTTTTGGGAGGGAAAAGGGATGCTAGCCAAAATTTAATAAAGGAGGTCATTGCTGCGGACGAACTGGAAGAAAGTAATACCAAAAGGGGGGACGGGGACGCAAGGAATTTGAACAATGTTCCAAATGTGACATCCTCGAAGGAAGACAATTCAATGGAGGGAGGTTCTCCAAATGTGTTACCAAGTGATGTGAGTACTTCAAATGGGGGTACTTCCCTAAGTTCTACCGTGTTGAATACGCAGTTAGGAAGTGGCAACCTTGGCGGTCTTAACTCCACCCCACTAAACACCCTGGAGAACCATGTCAACAACCTCGATTTGAGAAGTATGTCTGAGGCGGTTAAGTTACTGAGGAACGGTGGTGCAAACGTTGCCACTACCCTGGGCGGTAGCGCCCTGAATGAACAGGAATATTTCTGTAAGCTGTACGCCGAACAGCTGAATTCGCTACGAGGAATGGGATTTACGGACGAGCAGAAATGCATAAAGGCGCTAGTTAACACGCAGGGGAATATAGAAAGGGCCATCGACTTTTTGTTGGCCGACATGAATGCAGATCAGAATTAA
- a CDS encoding RNA-binding protein, putative, producing the protein MRSDIGVNTPLSDDHEDTENQVNDIVPLRKHFKNIEKLKISSVSTGVDSHRSSAKSSSSQMNLGDAIPYASRSLSKNYIERGDVLETITNKERGEQEDQSTETNKKVNYKINVFSLGEYHFERDNLEGQLTSGRHPNHETSILGNNITDDFPSIIDSASKSNKDKLLFNNAQNSSTSHIEENYTNTWDDDNIFPCEYNLKQFGIDIYSEIEASFCGLHGGETFMEEGEKSILWKDKRNDILNVTNKQSLIENRSDTRQQDNLIKWGDKEGVEENKLGSCTRGINKVGRNRGANLDWGTIYAENALAEMTLSPDATPVDLLTSFFPPPGRSHVIRREVATGARTHVGKFAPPLRDEILQKALNENYYYDLRTNQVWIPGEDKKENILGASEGEGSSSREEAADGTTLLGGSTPVVPSTGIIKDHGFSLPFDILPNGGEVANGFHGERRTSKFEDTNKKMMEDALFTKGAQKSPFIDGHALLPFYAHHGNPPVQEKETPQRAVFTDEKEDYMQYLLGEYFILDQLGVHHREEEMATGRIDNGGKQSVSPNCVQFERHLRENYEEDDPALDTCDNWRKAQMGNNTILPRMTDLKERLLHPQRNRFELPACETHEVDLTNSINIGGGKKWGEKGKDDEVGHSSHFPYPISGQYDDHQQNVYEDQNFNIGSEIRSYDCSSGNLLLKYVMEQGKKKKNKNKTVQDDGFPSSSDHVLPQDCDNHKGENNLLSKRLSKSFAKYTLIVNVPSNTTRKDLLAVFSKFGNVDLTMVVCDKKSRHPNKEWTATSGYAFVRFSTNLEAQRTLNTACAGGIRIRGSRVRATWAKKDSYSKKEKEITFKIPSSILLINIEEFICSICKTNLSYEPILFPCCYASSCSDCLRGYLSVHAVGENIECPNCSLHLSDGLIKIDEHSSGVMGLLYKIHLNVKIKCQNENCKWVGSQNQYVNHFFSCKFGLS; encoded by the coding sequence ATGAGGAGCGACATTGGAGTGAATACCCCTCTGAGTGACGACCATGAAGACACAGAAAACCAAGTCAATGATATTGTCCCATTGCGTAAACATttcaaaaatattgaaaaaCTAAAAATAAGTAGCGTTTCAACAGGAGTAGATTCTCATAGAAGTTCGGCAAAGTCCAGTTCAAGTCAGATGAACTTGGGAGATGCTATTCCGTATGCATCGCGCAGTTTATCCAAGAACTATATCGAAAGGGGTGATGTACTGGAGACCATTACCAACAAAGAGAGAGGAGAACAGGAAGATCAATCCACAGAAACGAACAAAAAAGTTAATTACAAAATAAACGTATTTAGTTTGGGAGAGTACCACTTTGAGAGGGATAATCTTGAAGGTCAACTCACCAGTGGTAGGCACCCAAATCATGAGACAAGCATACTGGGCAATAATATCACAGATGATTTCCCCTCTATCATTGATTCTGCCTCTAAATCAAATAAAGACaaactcctttttaataACGCACAGAACTCATCTACTTCTCAcatagaagaaaattatactAACACATGGGATGACGACAACATATTTCCATGTGAATACAACTTGAAACAATTTGGAATAGATATTTATAGTGAAATTGAAGCTAGTTTTTGCGGACTCCATGGAGGGGAAACTTTTATggaggagggagaaaaatccATTCTGTGGAAAGACAAAAGGAATGACATTCTGAATGTAACGAACAAGCAGAGTTTGATTGAAAATCGAAGTGATACTAGACAACAGGACAATCTGATTAAATGGGGTGATAAAGAAGGGGTAGAAGAGAACAAACTGGGGAGTTGTACACGTGGAATAAATAAAGTTGGAAGAAACAGGGGGGCTAATCTGGACTGGGGAACAATATATGCAGAGAATGCATTAGCAGAGATGACACTCTCCCCGGATGCTACACCTGTAGATTTGCTCACctcatttttccctccaccTGGGAGATCCCATGTGATAAGGAGGGAAGTAGCCACCGGTGCGCGCACTCATGTAGGAAAGTTCGCACCTCCGCTCAGGGACGAAATTCTCCAGAAGGCACTCAACGAAAACTACTATTATGACTTAAGGACAAACCAAGTGTGGATTCCCGGggaggataaaaaagaaaacatattGGGCGCATCCGAAGGGGAGGGATCCTCTTCACGGGAAGAAGCTGCAGACGGGACGACTCTACTTGGGGGAAGTACACCGGTGGTACCTTCCACTGGAATAATTAAAGACCATGGGTTTTCACTTCCATTTGACATTCTCCCAAATGGGGGCGAAGTAGCGAATGGTTTTCACGGTGAACGGAGAACCTCCAAGTTCGAAGacacaaacaaaaaaatgatggaagATGCGTTGTTCACGAAGGGGGCACAAAAATCCCCCTTTATTGATGGCCACGCTCTGCTCCCATTTTATGCCCACCATGGAAATCCACCTGttcaggaaaaggaaacgcCCCAAAGAGCGGTCTTTACAGACGAGAAGGAAGATTACATGCAGTATTTATTAGgggaatattttattttagaCCAACTGGGGGTACATCacagggaagaagaaatggcTACCGGCCGAATTGATAACGGAGGCAAGCAGTCGGTGTCACCAAATTGCGTTCAGTTCGAAAGACATTTAAGAGAGAATTACGAAGAAGACGATCCCGCTTTGGACACATGCGACAACTGGCGAAAGGCCCAAATGGGGAATAACACAATTTTGCCTCGCATGACCGATTTGAAGGAAAGGCTACTACACCCTCAAAGAAATCGTTTTGAACTGCCTGCGTGTGAAACACATGAGGTGGACTTAACCAATTCGATTAacattgggggggggaaaaaatggggtgaaaaagggaaggacgATGAAGTTGGTCATTCGTCCCATTTCCCTTACCCAATATCTGGACAATACGATGACCACCAACAAAATGTATACGAAGAccaaaattttaacataGGCAGTGAAATCAGAAGCTACGACTGCTCCTCTGGTAACCTTCTTCTCAAGTACGTAATGGaacaggggaaaaagaaaaaaaacaaaaataaaacggtACAGGATGATGGGTTCCCAAGTTCCTCAGATCATGTTTTACCACAGGATTGTGATAATCACAAAGGAGAGAATAACCTGCTCAGTAAGAGGTTGTCAAAATCCTTCGCTAAGTATACGCTAATTGTAAATGTACCGTCGAACACTACAAGGAAGGATCTACTAGCCGTGTTTAGCAAGTTCGGGAATGTTGACTTAACCATGGTGGTTTGTGATAAGAAATCAAGACACCCTAACAAGGAATGGACTGCAACATCAGGATACGCCTTTGTTCGATTTTCAACAAACCTAGAAGCCCAGAGAACTTTGAATACTGCATGTGCAGGTGGAATTCGCATTAGAGGGAGTAGAGTTCGCGCAACGTGGGCAAAGAAGGATTCCTActcgaagaaggaaaaagaaatcacCTTTAAAATCCCCTCATCGATACTTCTCATAAACATAGAAGAATTCATCTGCtcaatatgcaaaacaaatttATCTTACGAACCCATATTATTTCCATGCTGCTACGCATCTTCCTGTTCTGACTGCCTAAGGGGATACCTTTCCGTCCACGCTGTTGGGGAAAACATAGAATGCCCTAACTGTTCTTTACACCTATCAGATGGACTAATAAAAATTGATGAGCATTCCAGTGGCGTTATGGGCCTATTGTACAAAATTCATTTGAACGTCAAAATTAAGTGCCAAAATGAGAATTGTAAGTGGGTTGGCTCCCAGAACCAGTACGTTAaccatttcttttcttgcAAGTTTGGTCTCTCCTAA